In Salmo trutta chromosome 16, fSalTru1.1, whole genome shotgun sequence, a genomic segment contains:
- the LOC115151088 gene encoding uncharacterized protein LOC115151088 isoform X6 — protein MHHCSHVLRWVDRKSSDNTRICSCHFPAGKRNGPVFTRKGSSSTMAEEVDPDTSTMTEEVDPDTFTMAEAPPSSPSHRWPTGVHGEAPPEGSTVGRGFQNLVDWQGYGHPGPRPHR, from the exons ATGCATCATTGTAGCCATGTGTTAAG ATGGGTGGACCGGAAGTCCAGTGACAACACTCGGATCTGCAGCTGCCATTTTCCGGCGGGGAAGAGAAATGGCCCTGTATTTACCAGAAAAGGTAGCTCATCCACCATGGCAGAAGAG GTAGATCCAGACACATCCACCATGACAGAAGAGGTAGATCCAGACACATTCACCATGGCAGAA GCCCCCCCGTCTTCCCCGTCTCATCGATGGCCAACCGGCGTTCACGGTGAGGCGCCTCCTGAAGGTTCAACCGTGGGCAGGGGATTCCAGAACCTCGTTGACTGGCAGGGTTatggacatcctggacccaggcctcatcGCTGA
- the LOC115151088 gene encoding uncharacterized protein LOC115151088 isoform X5, with amino-acid sequence MHHCSHVLRWVDRKSSDNTRICSCHFPAGKRNGPVFTRKGSSSTMAEEVDPDTSTMTEEVDPDTFTMAEAPPSSPSHRWPTGVHGEAPPEGSTVGRGFQNLVDWQGYGHPGPRPHR; translated from the exons ATGCATCATTGTAGCCATGTGTTAAG ATGGGTGGACCGGAAGTCCAGTGACAACACTCGGATCTGCAGCTGCCATTTTCCGGCGGGGAAGAGAAATGGCCCTGTATTTACCAGAAAAGGTAGCTCATCCACCATGGCAGAAGAGGTAGATCCAGACACATCCACCATGACAGAAGAGGTAGATCCAGACAC ATTCACCATGGCAGAA GCCCCCCCGTCTTCCCCGTCTCATCGATGGCCAACCGGCGTTCACGGTGAGGCGCCTCCTGAAGGTTCAACCGTGGGCAGGGGATTCCAGAACCTCGTTGACTGGCAGGGTTatggacatcctggacccaggcctcatcGCTGA
- the LOC115151088 gene encoding uncharacterized protein LOC115151088 isoform X1, whose translation MLEDQVFMALMKLCHSYANLHLAQLFRCSASTVSNVTITLIHVIHKLSFITIMKIVLSRKKNQTCLPASFQGSSRNCMMIMDCNDIEVATPSLQKKTYCSMHSFKLLLGVAPNAVITYCSDLYQGSLSYKAIVQKLGFEVISTSGDMMLAYKGLLFQSLMPAGVTVNILPFLKHRMFTESEIHPMKDIARNKIHVERVNARLKDEKKN comes from the coding sequence ATGCTTGAGGATCAAGTGTTCATGGCACTTATGAAGTTGTGTCACAGCTACGCCAACTTGCACCTGGCTCAACTATTCCGTTGTAGTGCAAGCACGGTCAGCAATGTTACCATCACTTTGATTCACGTGATCCACAAGCTTAGTTTCATTACCATCATGAAGATTGTTCTAAGTCGGAAGAAGAACCAAACGTGCTTGCCTGCGTCTTTTCAGGGGTCCAGCAGAAACTGCATGATGATCATGGACTGTAATGACATAGAAGTTGCTACTCCAAGTCTGCAGAAGAAAACCTACTGTTCAATGCACTCCTTCAAGCTACTCCTGGGAGTTGCACCTAATGCGGTGATAACATACTGCAGTGATCTGTATCAAGGATCTCTGTCGTACAAAGCCATTGTCCAGAAGTTGGGGTTTGAGGTAATCTCCACGTCTGGAGACATGATGTTGGCATACAAAGGCTTGTTGTTCCAGAGCTTGATGCCTGCAGGAGTCACTGTGAATATTCTTCCATTCCTGAAACACAGAATGTTCACAGAGAGTGAGATACATCCCATGAAAGACATTGCGAGAAACAAGATCCATGTTGAGAGGGTAAATGCTCGACTAAAAGATGAAAAAAAAAACTGA
- the LOC115151088 gene encoding uncharacterized protein LOC115151088 isoform X2 — protein MHHCSHVLRWVDRKSSDNTRICSCHFPAGKRNGPVFTRKGSSSTMAEEVDPDTSTMTEEVDPDTSTMTEEVDPDTSTMTEEVDPDTFTMAEAPPSSPSHRWPTGVHGEAPPEGSTVGRGFQNLVDWQGYGHPGPRPHR, from the exons ATGCATCATTGTAGCCATGTGTTAAG ATGGGTGGACCGGAAGTCCAGTGACAACACTCGGATCTGCAGCTGCCATTTTCCGGCGGGGAAGAGAAATGGCCCTGTATTTACCAGAAAAGGTAGCTCATCCACCATGGCAGAAGAGGTAGATCCAGACACATCCACCATGACAGAAGAGGTAGATCCAGACACATCCACCATGACAGAAGAGGTAGATCCAGACACATCCACCATGACAGAAGAGGTAGATCCAGACACATTCACCATGGCAGAA GCCCCCCCGTCTTCCCCGTCTCATCGATGGCCAACCGGCGTTCACGGTGAGGCGCCTCCTGAAGGTTCAACCGTGGGCAGGGGATTCCAGAACCTCGTTGACTGGCAGGGTTatggacatcctggacccaggcctcatcGCTGA
- the LOC115151088 gene encoding uncharacterized protein LOC115151088 isoform X3, translating into MHHCSHVLRWVDRKSSDNTRICSCHFPAGKRNGPVFTRKGSSSTMAEEVDPDTSTMTEEVDPDTSTMTEEVDPDTSTMTEEAPPSSPSHRWPTGVHGEAPPEGSTVGRGFQNLVDWQGYGHPGPRPHR; encoded by the exons ATGCATCATTGTAGCCATGTGTTAAG ATGGGTGGACCGGAAGTCCAGTGACAACACTCGGATCTGCAGCTGCCATTTTCCGGCGGGGAAGAGAAATGGCCCTGTATTTACCAGAAAAGGTAGCTCATCCACCATGGCAGAAGAGGTAGATCCAGACACATCCACCATGACAGAAGAGGTAGATCCAGACACATCCACCATGACAGAAGAGGTAGATCCAGACACATCCACCATGACAGAAGAG GCCCCCCCGTCTTCCCCGTCTCATCGATGGCCAACCGGCGTTCACGGTGAGGCGCCTCCTGAAGGTTCAACCGTGGGCAGGGGATTCCAGAACCTCGTTGACTGGCAGGGTTatggacatcctggacccaggcctcatcGCTGA
- the LOC115151088 gene encoding uncharacterized protein LOC115151088 isoform X4 — protein sequence MHHCSHVLRWVDRKSSDNTRICSCHFPAGKRNGPVFTRKGSSSTMAEEVDPDTSTMTEEVDPDTSTMTEEVDPDTFTMAEAPPSSPSHRWPTGVHGEAPPEGSTVGRGFQNLVDWQGYGHPGPRPHR from the exons ATGCATCATTGTAGCCATGTGTTAAG ATGGGTGGACCGGAAGTCCAGTGACAACACTCGGATCTGCAGCTGCCATTTTCCGGCGGGGAAGAGAAATGGCCCTGTATTTACCAGAAAAGGTAGCTCATCCACCATGGCAGAAGAG GTAGATCCAGACACATCCACCATGACAGAAGAGGTAGATCCAGACACATCCACCATGACAGAAGAGGTAGATCCAGACACATTCACCATGGCAGAA GCCCCCCCGTCTTCCCCGTCTCATCGATGGCCAACCGGCGTTCACGGTGAGGCGCCTCCTGAAGGTTCAACCGTGGGCAGGGGATTCCAGAACCTCGTTGACTGGCAGGGTTatggacatcctggacccaggcctcatcGCTGA